The Desulfocurvus vexinensis DSM 17965 genome includes a window with the following:
- the pth gene encoding aminoacyl-tRNA hydrolase, translated as MTHYSALVAGLGNPGPEYELTRHNFGFLAIDALVDEAGGEARCPAVQLRGDCVTRECRLVRSAAPLLLAKPQTYMNLSGLAVGKLAARFALAPGEVIVVHDDLDLPLGRMKFKKGGSDAGHNGIKSIAEHLGTPDFLRLRLGIGRPEGRGGARDYVLDPFERDELELVAQVARAAVKGLTLYLRRGFTPAVQYLNAFDARPGEKADET; from the coding sequence ATGACACACTACAGCGCCCTCGTCGCCGGGCTGGGCAACCCCGGGCCCGAGTACGAGCTGACCCGCCACAATTTCGGATTCCTGGCCATCGACGCCCTGGTGGACGAGGCCGGGGGCGAGGCCCGCTGCCCCGCCGTGCAACTGCGCGGCGACTGCGTGACCCGCGAATGCCGCCTGGTGCGAAGCGCCGCCCCCCTGCTGCTGGCCAAGCCGCAGACCTACATGAACCTCTCGGGCCTGGCCGTGGGCAAGCTGGCCGCGCGCTTCGCCCTGGCCCCCGGCGAGGTCATCGTGGTCCACGACGACCTGGACCTGCCCCTGGGGCGCATGAAGTTCAAGAAGGGCGGCAGCGACGCGGGCCACAACGGCATCAAATCCATCGCCGAGCATCTGGGCACGCCGGATTTCCTGCGCCTGCGCCTGGGCATCGGGCGGCCCGAGGGCCGGGGCGGCGCGCGCGACTACGTGCTCGACCCCTTCGAGCGCGACGAGCTGGAGCTGGTGGCCCAGGTGGCCCGGGCGGCGGTCAAGGGCCTGACCCTGTATCTGCGCCGGGGCTTCACCCCTGCCGTGCAGTACCTGAACGCCTTCGACGCCCGCCCCGGTGAAAAGGCCGATGAAACCTAG
- a CDS encoding CarD family transcriptional regulator — protein MPTHFAIGDLVVYPAQGVGKVERIEIQEIGGVSAEFYIVRILSNNVTLMVPVLNALNVGLRPVCSRKKAQSIIKTLQDRADFTGYSGQNWNRRYREYSEKLKSQDLADVAYVLKELLLIGKDKELSFGEHRLLEQAMGLMTLELAHALGRDQDTVRADVEAIFADVIRTREEQ, from the coding sequence GTGCCGACCCATTTTGCAATAGGCGACCTCGTAGTCTACCCCGCCCAGGGCGTGGGCAAGGTCGAACGCATAGAAATCCAGGAAATCGGCGGAGTCAGCGCCGAGTTCTACATCGTCCGCATCCTGTCCAACAACGTGACGCTGATGGTTCCGGTGCTCAACGCCCTGAACGTCGGGCTGCGGCCCGTGTGCTCGCGCAAGAAGGCCCAGTCCATCATCAAGACCCTCCAGGACCGGGCGGACTTCACCGGCTACTCCGGGCAGAACTGGAACCGCCGCTACCGCGAATATTCCGAAAAACTCAAGAGCCAGGACCTGGCCGACGTGGCCTACGTGCTCAAGGAACTGCTGCTCATCGGCAAGGACAAGGAACTGTCCTTCGGCGAACATCGCCTGCTTGAGCAGGCCATGGGGCTGATGACCCTGGAGCTGGCCCATGCCCTGGGCCGCGACCAGGATACCGTGCGCGCCGACGTCGAGGCGATTTTCGCCGACGTGATCCGGACCAGGGAAGAACAGTAG
- a CDS encoding ribose-phosphate diphosphokinase has protein sequence MAIGELKIMTGSANPGLAKEICNHLGCELTQCLTDTFSDGEIRVEIGSNVRGADVFVVQPTCAPVNFHLMELCILLDALKRASVGRVTAVVPYYGYARQDRKVAPRAPISAKLVADFLTVAGIDRLVTVDLHAGQIQGFFNLPVDNIYAAPVLLEHLRKTNDDIVMVSPDAGGVERARAYAKRLGASLAIIDKRRDAPNQARAMNVIGDVKGKAAIVLDDMIDTAGTITAAADVLMESGAKDVMACATHAVLSGPATERLQKSHYSQVIVTNSIPVGNKAEKCPKLQVLSLASLLGKAIHNIHTESSVSVLFV, from the coding sequence ATGGCCATCGGCGAACTGAAGATCATGACCGGCTCCGCCAACCCCGGGTTGGCCAAGGAAATCTGCAACCACCTGGGCTGCGAGCTGACCCAATGCCTCACCGACACGTTCAGTGACGGCGAGATCCGCGTGGAGATCGGCTCCAACGTCCGCGGGGCGGACGTGTTCGTGGTCCAGCCCACCTGCGCGCCGGTGAACTTCCACCTCATGGAGCTGTGCATCCTGCTCGACGCCCTCAAGCGCGCCAGCGTGGGCCGCGTCACCGCCGTGGTGCCCTACTACGGCTACGCCCGGCAGGACCGCAAGGTCGCCCCGCGCGCGCCCATCAGCGCCAAGCTCGTGGCCGACTTCCTCACCGTGGCGGGCATCGACCGCCTGGTGACGGTGGACCTGCACGCGGGCCAGATCCAGGGCTTCTTCAACCTGCCGGTGGACAACATCTACGCCGCCCCCGTGCTGCTCGAGCACCTGCGCAAGACCAACGACGACATCGTCATGGTCTCGCCCGACGCGGGCGGCGTGGAGCGCGCCCGCGCCTATGCCAAGCGCCTGGGCGCCAGCCTGGCCATCATCGACAAGCGCCGCGACGCGCCCAACCAGGCCCGGGCCATGAACGTCATCGGCGACGTGAAGGGCAAGGCTGCCATCGTGCTGGATGACATGATCGACACCGCCGGGACCATCACCGCCGCCGCCGACGTGCTCATGGAGAGCGGCGCCAAGGACGTGATGGCCTGCGCCACCCACGCCGTGCTCTCCGGCCCGGCCACCGAGCGGCTGCAGAAGTCCCACTACTCCCAGGTCATCGTCACCAACTCCATCCCGGTGGGCAACAAGGCCGAGAAATGCCCCAAGCTGCAGGTGCTTTCCCTGGCCAGCCTGCTGGGCAAGGCCATCCACAACATCCACACGGAATCCTCCGTGAGCGTACTTTTCGTTTAA
- a CDS encoding 4-(cytidine 5'-diphospho)-2-C-methyl-D-erythritol kinase, whose amino-acid sequence MSAPDTVTLAAGCKVNLHLRLTGRLDNGYHSLESLFVPLAAPTDTLTLTFGPQGGPFALTCSDPALEGKANTVARAWRAFCAATGLAPALAVRLDKGVPTGAGLGGGSADAALVLRELNARAGARALAPAALARLGASIGADVPFFLGRGPAWAEGIGDALAPVELALAGLALVVLCPPEQVGTAWAYAAWDAAHPGGADPHCSLTWTKERFKSSPCSLPPLYNSFEEVVFPAHPNLRRYKEKLLLDGACGAVMSGSGASVLGLFRDALQAENCARGFREASVRAFVHCF is encoded by the coding sequence ATGAGCGCCCCCGACACCGTGACCCTGGCCGCAGGCTGCAAGGTCAACCTGCACCTGCGCCTGACCGGGCGGCTGGACAACGGCTACCACAGCCTGGAATCGCTGTTCGTGCCCCTGGCCGCGCCCACCGACACCCTGACCCTGACCTTCGGGCCCCAGGGCGGGCCCTTTGCCCTGACATGCAGCGACCCGGCCCTGGAGGGCAAGGCCAACACCGTGGCCCGGGCCTGGCGGGCCTTTTGCGCCGCCACGGGCCTGGCCCCGGCCCTGGCCGTGCGCCTGGACAAGGGCGTGCCCACGGGTGCGGGCCTGGGCGGCGGCAGCGCCGACGCGGCCCTGGTGCTGCGCGAGCTCAACGCCCGGGCCGGGGCGCGGGCGCTGGCCCCGGCGGCCCTGGCGCGCCTGGGGGCGTCCATCGGCGCGGACGTGCCCTTCTTCCTGGGCCGGGGCCCGGCCTGGGCCGAGGGCATCGGCGACGCCCTGGCCCCCGTGGAGCTTGCCCTGGCCGGGCTGGCCCTGGTAGTGTTGTGCCCGCCCGAGCAGGTGGGCACCGCGTGGGCCTACGCCGCGTGGGACGCCGCCCACCCCGGCGGCGCCGACCCCCACTGTTCCTTGACATGGACCAAGGAGCGGTTTAAAAGCTCCCCTTGCTCTTTGCCCCCGCTGTACAACAGCTTCGAGGAAGTCGTTTTTCCCGCCCACCCCAACCTGCGGCGATACAAGGAAAAACTGCTCCTCGACGGCGCATGCGGGGCGGTGATGAGCGGAAGCGGGGCCAGTGTGCTCGGACTGTTCCGCGACGCCCTCCAGGCGGAAAACTGCGCACGCGGGTTCCGGGAGGCCTCGGTTCGCGCGTTCGTGCATTGTTTCTAG
- a CDS encoding 50S ribosomal protein L25 — MSDQITLTVQKREVTGKGAMRELHRKGLVPGVYYAKGENVLIQVEPLPLNKAYAKAGSSQLVYLNIEGGETRPALIKELVRHPFKTEITHVDFFGVDLKKAVRVRVPIETVGKPKGAVMGGKLAVFRDGLDVECLPTDIPDKITLDVSDLDVGDSIHITDIAMPQGVQALYDENFAVVGLVAPTAEAEEGEGAGEAAE, encoded by the coding sequence ATGTCCGACCAGATCACCCTCACCGTCCAGAAGCGCGAAGTGACCGGCAAGGGCGCCATGCGCGAACTGCACCGCAAGGGCCTCGTTCCCGGCGTCTACTACGCCAAGGGCGAGAACGTGCTCATCCAGGTGGAGCCCCTGCCGCTGAACAAGGCCTACGCCAAGGCCGGCAGCTCCCAGCTCGTGTACCTGAACATCGAGGGCGGCGAGACCCGCCCGGCCCTGATCAAGGAGCTGGTGCGCCACCCCTTCAAGACCGAGATCACCCACGTGGACTTCTTCGGCGTTGACCTGAAGAAGGCCGTGCGCGTGCGCGTGCCCATCGAGACCGTGGGCAAGCCCAAGGGCGCGGTGATGGGCGGCAAGCTGGCCGTGTTCCGCGACGGCCTGGACGTCGAATGCCTGCCCACCGACATCCCGGACAAGATCACCCTGGACGTGTCGGACCTGGACGTGGGCGACAGCATCCACATCACGGACATCGCCATGCCCCAGGGCGTCCAGGCGCTGTACGACGAGAACTTCGCCGTGGTGGGCCTGGTGGCCCCGACCGCCGAAGCCGAAGAGGGCGAGGGCGCCGGCGAAGCCGCCGAGTAG
- the rho gene encoding transcription termination factor Rho, whose product MNQAELKMKSMAELMELAQEFKIENPSSLRKQELIFAILKACASQNGNIYGEGVLEILPDGFGFLRSPMYSYMPGPDDIYVSPSQIRRFGLRKGDMITGQIRPPKEGERYFALLRVSEIGMEKPEATKRLVLFDNLTPIYPNERFRLENGEQNYSSRIIDLLVPIGKGQRCLIVAPPRTGKTMLLQNIANSINANHPDAYLIVLLIDERPEEVTDMERTVKAEVVSSTFDEPPARHVQVAEMVSEKAKRLVERKKDVVILLDSITRLGRAYNAVTPSSGRVLSGGLDANALQRPKRFFGAARNIEEGGSLSIIATALVDTGSRMDEVIFEEFKGTGNSEIQLDRHLSEKRVFPAIDINRSGTRKEELLLEPDVLNRVWILRKLLSPMNTIDSMDFLLSKMKGTKNNKIFLDMMNK is encoded by the coding sequence ATGAATCAAGCCGAACTCAAAATGAAGTCCATGGCCGAGCTGATGGAGCTGGCCCAGGAATTCAAGATCGAGAACCCCAGCAGCCTGCGCAAGCAGGAACTGATCTTCGCCATCCTCAAGGCCTGCGCCTCGCAAAACGGCAATATCTACGGCGAAGGGGTCCTGGAAATCCTGCCCGACGGGTTCGGCTTCCTGCGCTCCCCCATGTACAGCTACATGCCCGGGCCCGACGACATCTACGTCTCGCCCTCGCAGATCCGCCGCTTCGGGCTGCGCAAGGGCGACATGATCACCGGCCAGATCCGCCCGCCCAAGGAAGGCGAACGCTACTTCGCCCTGCTACGCGTCAGCGAAATCGGCATGGAAAAGCCCGAAGCCACCAAGCGCCTGGTCCTCTTCGACAACCTGACCCCCATCTACCCCAACGAACGCTTCCGCCTGGAAAACGGCGAACAGAACTACTCCTCGCGCATCATCGACCTGCTGGTGCCCATCGGCAAAGGCCAACGCTGCCTGATCGTCGCCCCGCCCCGCACCGGCAAGACCATGCTCCTGCAAAACATCGCCAACTCCATCAACGCCAACCATCCCGACGCCTACCTCATCGTGCTGCTCATCGACGAGCGGCCCGAGGAAGTCACCGACATGGAGCGCACGGTCAAGGCCGAGGTGGTCTCCTCCACCTTCGACGAGCCGCCCGCGCGCCACGTGCAGGTGGCCGAGATGGTCTCCGAGAAGGCCAAGCGCCTGGTGGAGCGCAAGAAGGACGTGGTCATCCTGCTCGACTCCATCACCCGCCTGGGCCGCGCCTACAACGCCGTGACGCCCTCGTCGGGCCGCGTGCTCTCCGGCGGCCTGGACGCCAACGCCCTGCAGCGCCCCAAGCGCTTCTTCGGCGCCGCGCGCAACATCGAGGAAGGCGGCAGCCTGTCCATCATCGCCACCGCCCTGGTGGACACCGGCTCGCGCATGGACGAGGTCATCTTCGAGGAGTTCAAGGGCACGGGCAACAGCGAGATCCAGCTCGACCGCCACCTGTCCGAGAAGCGCGTCTTCCCGGCCATCGACATCAACCGCTCGGGCACCCGCAAGGAAGAGCTGCTCCTGGAACCCGATGTGCTGAACCGCGTCTGGATCCTGCGCAAGCTGCTCTCGCCCATGAACACCATCGACAGCATGGACTTTCTGCTCTCCAAGATGAAGGGCACCAAGAACAACAAGATTTTCCTGGACATGATGAACAAGTAG